aggcacggggagaacatgcaaactccacacacacaaggcggaggcgggaatcgtacccccaaccctggaggtgtgaggcgaacgtgctaaccactaagccaccgtgcccccccactctattatattatatcatattaatgTCCACATTACCATCGTAACAATACagttttgaacattttacacattttcgGCACATGGCTAACTCACCGAACTTTAATCCTCCAAAATAAAAACGACACAGGAGAAAAAGGCACGAATAatataacccccccccccccaaaaaaaacaacattaaatatagtAACCGTGGTCTGTGAATACATGCGATCTCGTCTCACCCGTCCATGTCCTTAGTGCATAACCGTTAAACACTTCCTTTATTATGAATGCATACAGTATACGTGAGCACATACAATACTGATTTACTCTGTTACTTAATAATACTCACTGTGATGTATTTACAATagtgtattttaatatttatttatttcaaaaggaTGAAAATTCCTCCAATTTATTCCCTTTCCTGCACAAATCCTACACACCCGGTCCTGAAATCTGATCGAAGATGAATCGTGTACGAGAGACCGAGAAACCCCCGTAAGAAAGTAGGTAGGTTTCAGAAGGTAGGTCAGGAGACGGAGGACGTGATCTAGGCTTTAATCTAAAAGGTgactagataaaaaaaaaaaacatttggtaCAATATAGAGGAACAACAATATACCATGAAATAGCTGGAACATTAATGAAAACACTTTCCTGGTATTAAACGAGCAGAGTTTAAACAGCTCTGTAGCTGTCGGTGGTAAGAAGgaactttgtttgttttagaagcAAAAATCTCATTAATATACGAATATTCAGATTATGGCTTCACATTTTTTTGGTGGGAATTCGTATCGTGTATCATGATGATATTTACTCCTTGTAATTTCTTGCATGTTAGCGTTATTAGGATCTCCTGTTAAAGCGGTGCAGGCTCGTGTTGAGTTGTCAGGAAACGTGAATAAATGTCCTCAAAATGTCCtcgagcaaaaaataaacattgctgAAATTCAGTTAGTAGATGAGTTATGGTCCTATTTTCCCTTTACGCTTAATACAACAGCATGAGGTGCAGTGAAGACTCCAAATAATGTCccgtgttcttttttttttttttttttggcttaaaACGTAAATCCGCCGGGTCCGTGCTCCGTTACGATGAGGTATTCTGAGGCTTTGGTGTACACCACATGGCAGATGATTTGCTCACAAACACCATACTGCAGCACCACAAATACCAACACCACCATTTTAAAGCTGAacaaatgtttcttttctttttttcttatgaaaataaaagagcTCGAAAGGCGGCGCTCGTACGGATCGTCGGATGCGCTCGGGACGAGCGCGGGAAGTGGAGGTGGCttccacacgcacacacacacacactaacacacacacacacacagaggaacacaaaacacagatatAGTGAGAGTTTGGGTTTCGAGGTCTGTTCTGTTTTTCGTCTAAAGTGAGTTCCTGAACAGTTTGGCCTCATGGAGCTGGCTTCTGAGGAGCACGCAGAGTTATTACGCACATAATAAACCTGCAGAAgtcgtgtgtgtgagcgtgtgtgtgtgtgtgtgtgtgtgtgtgtgagtcgaTCATTCTGTATTAGTGAATAttgttctgtattattattattactataattcaACCGTGTGCAAATCTGGACCAGTGCATACTCTCAAAAAGAAAGTACTAAACCGTTCCTTTCCTTCTTACTGGACGAGACCCTTGTGGCTACCCTTGTCCTCTTtatcccatccaaagtgcacacacacacacacacacacacacacacacacacacacaacagtgaacacacacacacacacacaccgagttgggggttcgatgtCTTGCTAAATGTCACCTCAGTCGTGGtgttgccggcccgagactcgaacccacaaccttagggttaggagtcaaactctctaaccattaggccacaacttcccctttatttagttatttatttatttgtttgtttgtttgtttgtttgtttgtttgtttgtttaaccttCAGTGCAATGGAAAAGATCACAATGAGTCTAAAAGATAAAACTTTGGAGGGGAACAAAGCAGAGGAGaccctggacagggtgccaagccaaacagggcacaatcacacacacacacacacacacacacacacacacacacacacacacacacacacacacactccaaacaaTTTTTAGTCTATATCGCATGTCCTTGGACcgaggggaggaaaccagagtacccgtaGGAAACCCCTGACTCGCTGGGAGAACATCGGATCTCTCAGGGTGGAAACAGTAATCAGTCCCCAACCCCCCGAGGTACGAGGCAGTCGTGCTAAACCCTACACCACCACCGATTAACGTACATCTTTAAAAGGTCCACTACATGCACCATCAGGGTAAAAGTGCAGTGACAAGGAAGGATACGGTTTAGTACCTCTTGACTACGGAGAGTGTACGGGCAGTAAAGCTATTTCCCTGAACTCAACCCTGTGAAAGCTAGACATGTGCCGCCATCATGTTCACGTATCGTAATAACCGACTAACCTTTTATTGCAGTTTATGACATTATCACAATTATccattgaaaaaaacaaacgagtctttacaaaaaaataaataaataaataaaactgaaggaAACAACGCTGCCTTGTGAGTGGGACGagatttactttgcttttacggtCCCTGTAATGTGGCGTAACTTCGGCAGCCTCCTCCTGAGTGGAACACAGGGGTAAGTCTTCTATAACAATACACAGTCCGTGATCTAGAACTGATGATCGGCACATGCCTAGAGGAAACGTGCATTAATCAGAAGAGAGGCAGTGctaaattaaatacatacagCTAGTCTGCTAAAAAGTACATTCCATCCCTATGGATCGAGTCCATAGATTGCATTTGGGAATCTGATGAACGATAAACAGTAAGGCTACGTTACAGTactgtcattaacacacactgacttCCCTCTGAACAATTCCCCCTTAACTGAAGAGCGTTCCTCTTCTGAGTTCTAATcggccctctctctctctctctctctctgtctgtgtctctctctctgtgtatctctctctgtgtgtgtgtctctctctctgtgtctctctctctctgtctgtctctctctctgtctgtctctctctctgtctgtctctctctatctgtctgtctctctctgtctgtctgtctctctctgtgtctctctctgtctgtgtctctctgtgtctctctctgtctgtctgtctctctctctctgtgtctctctctctctctctctctctctgtgtgtctctctgtctgtctctctctctctctctgtctgtctctctgtctctctctctgtgtctctctgtctgtctctctctctctctctctgtctgtctctctctctctgtctgtgtgtgtctctctctctctctgtgtgtctctctctctgtgtctctctctctgtctgtctgtctctctctctctgtgtctctctctctctctctctctgtgtctctctctgtctgtctctctttctctctgtctgtctatctctctgtctctctctctctctctgtctgtctctctctctctctgtgtctctctctctgtctgtctgtctctctctctctgtgtctctctctgtctgtgtatctctctctctctctctctctctgtctctctctctctcaccgtcTGTATTGCTGACAGATTTGTCTCGTGTCATCTTGTGTTAAGTAGAAGAGGTTCATGTTCACTGTGTTTACACCATGAGTCGCTTTAAACTGCCCGATTTTGTGGTATTCGCTATTTTAAAAGTCTCTAATGGCTCTGAACGTTTGTCATCGTGACACGATGTTGACGTTTCAGTAAAAAGCTGTTTGTTGTTGATGCTAAGTCTGAATAAAGTGTTATTTTAGCCCCGTGCAGTATTTTATTAGTAACTAACCAGcacatctgaggtaaatgttgggGTTCCTGATGGGATTGTACCCTTTTCGTTGTCAATTACCCCTTACGTCGTCTGTATTTAAGACTTTGTGATGATCTGGTTATATGGTCTAGACTTTCTTAATGTCCACCGACATCATCGTGTGTTTGAAATGTTAAAAGAACAGATtcattgttatatttttttttacattgtagaTATTTTCAGAGTTTGAGGGAAAGTCGACCAGGATGCGTTAGAAACAGTACTGAAACAGAGACTTGAACCGTgcatgctctgtgtgtgtgtgtgtgtgtgtgtgtgtgtgtgtgtgtgtgtgtgtgtgtgtgtgtgtgtgtgtgtgtggttatctCTCCCTGCTCTCAGTTTGAAGGTCCAGGGTCTGCCAGAGGCATGGTGTGTAGCACCTCATCCAGCAGCTGCAGGGCACGGTGGAGATGTACCTCCACccagcagggtgtgtgtgtgatgctgtggcGCGGGTAATCGGGTCCCCAGCCCTTCACAAAGCTCAGACGCAGGATACACAACCTGCGCAGGTCGTCCACGCCGATCCCTGCAGCTGCTGACAGACCTGCAGATCAGAGCGAATAAGATTCCTTTATTCAGTACTGCTAAAAGGTCAAAAACTCACCTGTCATCTCTGATCTCAAACCAACCGCCTGCTTGACATTCGCCGCTGTGAGACTCGATCTAGTGTATTATTAATGTCTGGACACGACGGTATGTGCTAGAACTCGGAAGGAGCGGAGCTGTTAAATGCACCCCAGCGTCTTAACACAACAATGAAAATGGTGGAGGCTGTAAACAAGACCACTAGAGGAATCGGTTCCGAGCAAAACgtctagttttattttattttgtctgtcatTCCTGTGCAGCCTCGGAGTCCGGATAACAGTTTGAACCGGAATTACAGGTGTTTCGtgagtgtcctgtgtgtgttctgagtgtttatacTCACTGATTGCAGGAGCGATGCCCCCGACGCTCCCTGGACCCGGAATGTTCCCTGCCACGGCGGCCGCCTGAGCCGCAGCTGCCGCCTGAGCCGTGGCCGCCTGCTGCTGCATCTGCCGATGGCACTGACGCAGATCGAACACCTACACGGTCATAAACAACACGCCATCACACAATCTGCTCCAGTCCTACGTATCATTAGGAGCCATTATATCATGTTCACTGATTTGACCTTAACACTCatctaatgtttatttaaaaatacccCATGTTATTTCGACTGGATTGTATATATACTGtctaaaaataaacagctaTTTCTACAGGTAGGCATGTAGTAAAGACTCGTCACCTTGATGTAGGCTCCTGGGTAGATTTTGTGAACGGCATCCCCTGGCGCTCGTCCTGCCTCTCTATCCAGGTAGTAGCTCTGAACAAAGACGGCATGATCGCTCAGACATCGCATCCACACGTCGCCCTCACCTCGACACTCCAGCTGCACGCCTTTACCGATGTGTAACCTGCCAGACGACAGAAAAAAAGACGAGTGTGAAATACTAAACGCAATATAAACCAGCTCCCAGTGAAAAAGGCTTGGCCTGTATGTCaatcagtctcactgaaggaggcgtggcctctgtgtccatTAGTTCTATTAAAGatggtgtggcctctgtgcctgtcagtcaaaataaagaaggcgtggcctctgtgcctgtcagtcaaaataaaggcgtggcctctgtgcctgtcagtcaaaataaagaaggcgtggcctctgtgtctattAGTTCTTTTAAAGACGGTGTGACCTTTGTGCCTGTCAGTCAAAaataaaggtgtggcctctgtgtctattAGTTCTAttaaagaaggcgtggcctctgtgcctgtcagtgaaaataaagaaggtgtggcctctgtgtctattAGTTCTAttaaagaaggcgtggcctctgtgcctgtcagtgaaaataaagaaggtgtggcctctgtgtctattAGTTCTAttaaagaaggcgtggcctctgtgcctgtcagtgaaaataaagaaggcgtggcctctgtgttgttCAGTCCCTGTGAAGGAGGCGtgacctctgtatctgtcagtccactctcagacacacacagaaggtatgcacgtgtgtatgtgtgtgtgtgtgtgtgtgtgtgtgtgtgtgtgtgtgtgtgtgtgtgtgtgtgttacagaccTGGCCCTTTCACTGGCCTCAGTACGGTGAACGTTACTGAGCTGCCCGAGGCAGAAACGATCTCCCCCAGATGGATCCACGTAGCCATCCACCGTCACCACGGGACAACTGGACAACACTTTAAACATCTCACCAACCTGAACGTCCATCTCAAAATACGAGATGGAGCACCAGAATTCTGGCCCTGAGAAGCAAGACATACCATATAGAGATTAAAGGAAGAATATTTACGTGTGTAACTCTAGATTAAATACATAGCTCGATATCGGCGTCAGTGTATAAAACGTACCTGGATGGTTGGAGACTGGCGGAGGGAACGATGACGAACTGTGATGCTGAGACCCTaaatatcaaacacacacaagactgcACCGTTAAGACCGGGATCGATCCAAGCTCTCGTCCCTCTTGACTCTCGAACCTCTGCTACTTTTGATTACTTACAGTAGTGGGGGTGGTGGAGAGGAGGCTGGTGGGCACGGCTGCTCTGTTGGCGTCCTATAGGAGTGTAAGAGGCCGTGCTGCTTCCCGTCCAAGTAGCTGAAACATTATAAACAGAATATTAGGATTCCCAACTGAACGGCTTTCGGTAATTTCTTTTATGCCGATTTGATATCCAACGACTCGGCACATGTCACTGTGTACGACAAGAAACAAGTCTTTTCTCACATCTCATATGTTCTCAGAAAACATCCAAGCTCTAGagcaggggagtcaaactcacattcacagtgggccaaaatataagactgagataaagtcacgggccgaACTGGATATTTATTGACAAATGAACTGCGactgatttgtaatgttcaacctttttatatggaaacaaactttagttttgcttaaacacaggatttggaagaaccagagcttgatattacaaacacataagcaattaaatgtgaaataagaGACACATCGGTGGTGTTCATGTCGCAAGCTTtaaccatacactttttgacaaactctccctcattaaagggcagattttgccgtTTCTGccgccacaataaagctttacagcctttacagcagcttcactttttgattttgctttcatgaacatagtctgacgggaaaccagactttttttcatcccCTCCgagttctggagcttctgcctgacgtccaggtccttatacttctcataatgtttcgtgtcatagtgtcttcttatgttatatcctttcgttacagacacgttagctctgttagcacacaagacaaacaggtctgtcctttatatcctttatatgtgtatattacaatcacaccccagtgtcacccatatgaggatgggttcccccttgagtccggttcctctcatggtttcttcctttaccaatgtaagggagtttttccttgcctctgctgcctgagtcacctcagacttgctcaaatgggaataaatacatacacactgtgaactatatatatatctaataataatcttgcattttttattctgttaattctttttcttttatttactccttatgtttaccttccgctctatgtttatgttctgtaaagctgctttgagacgatgtctattgtaaaaagcgctatacaaataaatgtgaattgaattgaatattggtgaacagataatctgcctcgctcctgtcttgaaagctcctattgtccatctttcgtttggtcatttttgtggagggtggagttaacttgcccgatgtgactgtaacatggttgttaacgactgtcaacagagaatgaggggcgcttgctgttcgtgactacgtgTCAATACAgcggcaaggcattctgggatttgtagtattagcggagcatgtggctagccagctgtaatgcacatctgatacGATCTCGCGggacaaatataattacaccgtgGGCCAAATTTGggcctgagtttgacacccctgctctaaatGCAGACTCTTGTAAACATGCAAAACAAGCTTTAAATCTGTTTTGGTGcaaatctacaaaatggtaCAGAtcaggtggggaaaaaaaacacaaaaacaaaacaagcctGAGCTGTTATGTGGATCCTGAGCTGATACGGCGCGACATGTGGCTCTAATCTGGTGCAGTGTGTTAGATGGCTGGAGAACTAAGACTTACTATGAAAAGAGccctgtgtctgtgcgtgtttgGAGCCGTTGTAGCCGTTCTGAGTGGGCGGGGCCTGAGGGGGCGTCGAAGGAGGAGGGGTTGGGGTCATGACCTGAGCCTGAGGGGATGCGATCTGCAAGAGACCTTCACTGTGACCACCCTGCATGGGCATCATTGAGCCAGATgctagagaaagagagcgagagcgagagagagagagagagagagagagagagagagagagagagagagcgagagagagtgaagaaAGTAAGGTAGATattaaatgagtgagtgagatatatatatatataaatagagagagagagacggagagagagagagcgagtgaagAAAGTaagtagagaaagagagacaaatataaaatgagagcggaagagagagggaggatcCGAGGCATAAATACAAACTGACTCAGTTGTCTAAATCATTGTTCCATGCGGAAGATCTTACCGGTTGGAGAGAGGGGCATGTTGGGGTAGAGGTTGGCAGGCGGAGGGCACCGTGCCGCTTCAGGGGGCATCTGTAAAGGTGGCAGGGGTGGGGGGTAATGCTCCGGTGCGGGAAGCTTCATCGCCCCCTGGTGGTCTGACTGTGGAGGCAAACCAGGAGGAACGTCCATCTGAACGCAGTCGTGGGTGTATTCCTCTTTAATCAGCCTGCCGGTCGGAGCTGCCGCGCAGGGCGACCATGGTGACGAGGAAAAAGAAACGTAATCCTTTATGTTAAACACAGCATGAGcagtgagaaataaataaataaataaatcgaatgCATTGTGTGTGAAGTAGAGAGTTAAATAGCTCTACTGATATCAGTACAAATATTTATGACACTCGCTCACCTGTGTTCTGTAGGCTGAGGCCAACTAGTgatagagataaaaaaaaaaaaagagataaaataacaaaataatacgTCATAAATCATAAATTAGTCTATtatttaaaggcggggtctccgttgtttgagaaatgcttcagaaaatgagtcgggacgacaaactaaacagaaaacaaaactaacgtgtagccaatgagcagaaaggggcggggcttgtcgatacgggcggagagagtgttcagtgcgcatgtgtgaaattagcagaaagcggttttaacattgacatggaggaaaagaacaaagaaagagagagaagaaagacttacgataaggacaagaagtaggacgtgttaatataggatcagctttccagcgctggagagaactgaaggagcaggaagttggccacatattcacaggttggagtttcccgagtcaataactcctgagctaaacgctgttactacacaaataacacctcttttctatcgtagtaatgtagagaggcagctacaaccgtgttttgtgtagtaacagcgtttagctcaggagttatcgactcgggaaactcctacctgtgaatatgtggccgactttacttaagacgccgaggcgcttttttccttctcgataggtgagtaacgttggttttgctttgttacacagaactaatatatgcctttgtcctttacatcattatgcttgtgtggcatttttgcttgtttatctatctacaatcgtatcgttcttcccttcagctatgataaagacacgtttctttccgttagtcgtctgggttacgtacgtatgtgtgggcggagctatcgatacaggggtgggacccatttgggttaggggcgtgtttgttttggggattttatatgtcaacattggctttcaatcaacagagaccccacctttaagggtAGAGCTTCACATAACAAATAGCATGGTTAATACAGGAACATATTAGATGGAGCGTGTTAATCCTGTGACTTGTGCTGTTACACGAAACagccgaccaatcagaattaagaatTCCACAGACGTGCGGATTGAGTTGGTATACAGGAGCAGTGAAAAGACTCACCGATGCCGGGAGAGACGACTCTCTCGTAGTGATACGGATTCACACAGACGTTGTCATACTTTAAGTCGAAGGCGTACTGACAGAACTTGACGTGCTTCAGCTCATTTTTGTGAAGGTCCGGCCAGCGCCATAGACGAGCGTAGATCACGTGGGGGAAACCTTTACGTCCGGccacctagacacacacacacacacacacaccacatgaaatatttattattagctcTCCCGGGATCATAGTGaccaagataaaaaaataaataaataata
The Tachysurus fulvidraco isolate hzauxx_2018 chromosome 7, HZAU_PFXX_2.0, whole genome shotgun sequence DNA segment above includes these coding regions:
- the smad10a gene encoding mothers against decapentaplegic homolog 4 isoform X2 produces the protein MSVNPPSSNDACLSIVHSLMCHRQGGENEGFAKRAIESLVKKLKEKKDELDSLITAITTNGVHPSKCVTIQRTLDGRLQVAGRKGFPHVIYARLWRWPDLHKNELKHVKFCQYAFDLKYDNVCVNPYHYERVVSPGIVGLSLQNTAPTGRLIKEEYTHDCVQMDVPPGLPPQSDHQGAMKLPAPEHYPPPLPPLQMPPEAARCPPPANLYPNMPLSPTASGSMMPMQGGHSEGLLQIASPQAQVMTPTPPPSTPPQAPPTQNGYNGSKHAQTQGSFHTTWTGSSTASYTPIGRQQSSRAHQPPLHHPHYWSQHHSSSSFPPPVSNHPGPEFWCSISYFEMDVQVGEMFKVLSSCPVVTVDGYVDPSGGDRFCLGQLSNVHRTEASERARLHIGKGVQLECRGEGDVWMRCLSDHAVFVQSYYLDREAGRAPGDAVHKIYPGAYIKVFDLRQCHRQMQQQAATAQAAAAAQAAAVAGNIPGPGSVGGIAPAISLSAAAGIGVDDLRRLCILRLSFVKGWGPDYPRHSITHTPCWVEVHLHRALQLLDEVLHTMPLADPGPSN
- the smad10a gene encoding mothers against decapentaplegic homolog 4 isoform X1; translation: MCLRMSVNPPSSNDACLSIVHSLMCHRQGGENEGFAKRAIESLVKKLKEKKDELDSLITAITTNGVHPSKCVTIQRTLDGRLQVAGRKGFPHVIYARLWRWPDLHKNELKHVKFCQYAFDLKYDNVCVNPYHYERVVSPGIVGLSLQNTAPTGRLIKEEYTHDCVQMDVPPGLPPQSDHQGAMKLPAPEHYPPPLPPLQMPPEAARCPPPANLYPNMPLSPTASGSMMPMQGGHSEGLLQIASPQAQVMTPTPPPSTPPQAPPTQNGYNGSKHAQTQGSFHTTWTGSSTASYTPIGRQQSSRAHQPPLHHPHYWSQHHSSSSFPPPVSNHPGPEFWCSISYFEMDVQVGEMFKVLSSCPVVTVDGYVDPSGGDRFCLGQLSNVHRTEASERARLHIGKGVQLECRGEGDVWMRCLSDHAVFVQSYYLDREAGRAPGDAVHKIYPGAYIKVFDLRQCHRQMQQQAATAQAAAAAQAAAVAGNIPGPGSVGGIAPAISLSAAAGIGVDDLRRLCILRLSFVKGWGPDYPRHSITHTPCWVEVHLHRALQLLDEVLHTMPLADPGPSN